In Lates calcarifer isolate ASB-BC8 linkage group LG21, TLL_Latcal_v3, whole genome shotgun sequence, a single window of DNA contains:
- the LOC108889803 gene encoding protein yippee-like 2 encodes MVRMTRSKTFQAYLPSCHRTYSCIHCRAHLANHDELISKSFQGSQGRAYLFNSVVNVGCGPAEERVLLTGLHAVADIYCENCKTTLGWKYEHAFESSQKYKEGKFIIELAHMIKDNGWD; translated from the exons ATGGTCAGAATGACGCGCTCCAAGACTTTCCAGGCGTACCTGCCGAGCTGCCACCGAACCTACAGCTGCATCCACTGCCGAGCTCACCTGGCCAACCATGACGAGCTCATCTCCAAG TCGTTCCAGGGCAGCCAGGGCAGAGCCTACCTGTTCAACTCAGT GGTGAACGTCGGGTGTGgccctgcagaggagagagtttTGCTCACAGGCCTGCATGCTGTAGCAGATATCTACTGCGAGAACTGCAAGACGACTCTGGGCTGGAAATAT GAACATGCCTTTGAGAGCAGTCAGAAGTATAAAGAGGGCAAGTTCATCATCGAGCTGGCCCACATGATCAAGGACAACGGCTGGGACTGA